A genomic window from Scomber scombrus chromosome 18, fScoSco1.1, whole genome shotgun sequence includes:
- the LOC133999931 gene encoding G-protein coupled receptor family C group 5 member C-like, whose protein sequence is MGSTSVPKGCGSSISSIYYNLCDLTVVWGVVVEAVAAAGVVTSFVLFVILMGCLPFVTDKKRKGMVALQASILVFILGLFGLTFAFIVGRYSTSCAARRFLFGVLFSGCLACLVMHGLWLALLQRRGRGPRSWMLCLGALGLWLVEVIINTEWLIITVVRTPSGGITIPDLSCSFANKDFVMSLIYVMVLLLAVVLMAVPSLTHKHKQWRRDGAFILFTGLITMAIWVSWIVMYIYGNEVVGNPSWDDPTLSVAVVSNAWVFLFLYTIPEICLLTQEDPDQEEPHDGDVYPARSLVYDNILKEPENVYMENKAFSMDESPTAPPEPTKPISPYGAYNGQLRSCVYQPTELALIAKGLTKMEQDTRIPRATPPSFNLGGGSLPYSGES, encoded by the exons ATGGGCTCGACAAGTGTCCCAAAAGGATGTGGTTCCAGCATCAGCTCCATATATTACAATTTGTGTGACCTGACTGTCGTGTGGGGAGTCGTGGTGGaggctgttgctgctgctggcgTGGTGACTTCCTTTGTTCTATTTGTCATCCTCATGGGCTGTCTACCATTTGTGACGGACAAGAAGAGAAAGGGTATGGTGGCCCTGCAAGCCAGCATTCTAGTTTTCATTTTGGGACTTTTTGGCCTAACTTTTGCCTTCATTGTGGGCCGGTACTCCACCAGCTGTGCTGCACGGAGATTTCTCTTTGGGGTACTGTTCTCAGGCTGCCTAGCCTGCCTGGTGATGCATGGTTTGTGGCTTGCCCTGCTGCAGCGGCGAGGCCGGGGGCCCAGGAGCTGGATGTTATGCCTTGGAGCACTGGGTCTCTGGCTCGTCGAAGTTATCATCAACACTGAGTGGCTTATTATCACTGTGGTGAGGACCCCATCTGGAGGTATCACCATCCCTGACCTGTCCTGCAGCTTTGCTAACAAGGACTTTGTGATGTCACTGATTTATGTGATGGTTCTGCTGCTTGCTGTGGTGTTGATGGCTGTGCCTTCACtaacacacaagcacaagcaGTGGCGCAGAGATGGAGCTTTTATCCTGTTCACAGGCCTAATAACCATGGCTATATGGGTATCTTGGATTGTCATGTACATCTATGGGAACGAAGTGGTTGGAAACCCCAGCTGGGACGATCCTACTCTGTCCGTAGCTGTGGTGTCAAATGCCTGGGTGTTCCTCTTCCTCTACACCATCCCAGAAATCTGCTTACTGACCCAGGAGGACCCAGACCAGGAGGAGCCCCATGATGGAGATGTCTATCCTGCCAGGAGCCTGGTTTATGACAACATACTTAAGGAACCAGAGAATGTGTACATGGAGAATAAAGCCTTCTCTATGGATGAATCTCCAACAG ctcctccagagcccaCAAAGCCAATATCTCCATATGGTGCTTATAACGGTCAACTACGAAGTTGTGTATACCAGCCCACTGAATTAGCCCTGATTGCCAAGGGTCTGACTAAG atgGAGCAAGACACAAGGATTCCTCGAGCCACACCACCATCTTTTAACCTAGGAGGTGGCTCCCTGCCCTACTCAGGGGAGTCCTAA
- the btbd17b gene encoding LOW QUALITY PROTEIN: BTB/POZ domain-containing protein 17 (The sequence of the model RefSeq protein was modified relative to this genomic sequence to represent the inferred CDS: substituted 1 base at 1 genomic stop codon), which translates to XEDMMRLCEQGTPAWVYVGTLLLLIHFHSATVSGAALKQEVGLDNGATVLNHSISLVQRMETLLAMGNSSDVTLRVKTINSDEVKVIQAHSLILTLQSDVFEELLLTRNNSAVVLRETPECAAVFDKFIRYLYCGDISVRLGQAISLHKLASKYHVWSLQQGLTQYMTQHLSSDSPTGHVVGWYNYALQIGDMALRDSCLQYLSWNLSSVLQSEEWGSISEDLLLSLLQRSDLILQSEVELYEALEAWINQNQPVSMTVESALRAVRYGMIPPQHLFRLQKQSPLMIKYYESIRDLLYLAFQFHSASPIQLAKFFDVNCSIFTPRNYLSSSWGSPWVINNPTRDDRSFSFQTQLGPSSYDSTKRVTWNALFSPRWLPLSARSTYTELGAMQPTRTDGGRPRIIVTPATSSPDFAGVSFQKTIIVMARQQGKIVVRHVYNFHQSTEEAGDFLVDADLQRRASEYLIDSSLYLHIVIKPLYHTLLVARK; encoded by the exons TGAGAAGATATGATGCGCTTATGTGAACAAGGCACCCCTGCCTGGGTCTATGTGGGCACCCTACTCCTATTAATCCACTTCCACTCTGCCACAGTTAGTGGAG CTGCCCTGAAGCAGGAGGTTGGACTGGACAATGGTGCCACGGTGCTGAATCACTCCATTAGTTTGGTGCAGCGCATGGAGACCCTACTGGCTATGGGGAATAGTAGTGATGTCACTCTTCGTGTGAAGACCATCAACTCGGACGAGGTGAAGGTGATCCAAGCCCACAGCCTGATTCTCACTCTCCAGAGTGACGTGTTTGAGGAACTGCTGCTCACTCGCAATAACAGTGCTGTGGTTTTGAGGGAGACACCTGAATGTGCAGCTGTCTTTGACAAGTTTATCAG gTATCTGTACTGCGGTGACATCTCTGTGCGGCTAGGTCAGGCCATTTCTCTGCATAAGCTGGCCAGCAAGTACCATGTATGGAGCTTGCAGCAGGGTCTGACCCAATATATGACCCAGCATCTGTCTAGTGATTCTCCCACAGGCCATGTGGTTGGTTGGTACAACTATGCACTACAAATTGGGGACATGGCCCTGCGGGACAGCTGCCTGCAGTACCTGTCCTGGAACTTGTCTTCTGTGTTACAGAGCGAAGAATGGGGCTCCATCAGTGAGGACCTACTCCTCTCCTTGCTCCAACGATCTGACCTCATTTTGCAGAGTGAGGTGGAGCTCTACGAAGCTTTGGAGGCCTGGATTAACCAGAACCAGCCTGTCAGTATGACAGTGGAAAGTGCCCTAAGGGCTGTTCGATATGGCATGATCCCCCCTCAGCATCTCTTCCGTCTTCAGAAGCAATCCCCCCTCATGATAAAGTATTATGAGTCTATCCGTGATCTCCTCTATCTAGCTTTCCAATTCCACTCTGCCTCACCTATCCAGCTGGCCAAGTTCTTTGATGTCAACTGCAGCATTTTCACTCCTCGTAACTACCTGTCCTCCTCCTGGGGTTCCCCTTGGGTCATCAATAACCCGACCCGTGATGACCGCAGCTTTAGCTTCCAGACCCAGCTCGGGCCCAGCAGCTATGACTCCACTAAAAGAGTTACATGGAATGCCCTTTTCTCCCCTCGCTGGCTCCCACTTAGCGCTAGGTCAACCTATACTGAGCTAGGTGCCATGCAGCCCACCCGCACAGATGGAGGTCGACCTCGCATCATTGTTACACCAGCTACCTCTAGTCCAGACTTTGCAGGTGTGAGTTTCCAGAAGACCATAATTGTGATGGCAAGACAGCAAGGAAAAATAGTAGTTCGCCATGTCTACAACTTCCACCAGAGTACCGAGGAAGCCGGGGATTTCCTGGTGGATGCCGACCTGCAACGCCGTGCATCTGAGTACCTAATCGACAGCTCCCTCTATCTGCACATTGTGATAAAACCTCTCTACCATACCCTCCTTGTCGCCAGGAAGTAA
- the LOC133999490 gene encoding dual specificity mitogen-activated protein kinase kinase 6 — protein MSLSKGGKKKNPGLKLAKEVFAQPQPAVAAPPRDLDSKACVTIGDQNFVVKADDLEQIAELGRGAYGVVDKMKHVPSGVIMAVKRIRATVNTLEQKRLLMDLDISMRTVDCFFTVTFYGALFREGDVWICMELMDTSLDKFYKKVIEKGKTIPEDILGKITVAIVKALEHLHSNLSVIHRDVKPSNVLINTQGQVKMCDFGISGHLVDSVAKTMDAGCKPYMAPERINPDLNQKGYSVKSDIWSLGITMIELAILKFPYESWGTPFQQLKQVVDEPSPQLPADRFSPEFVDFISQCLRKKPNERPAYTELMQHPFFTLHDSKETDVASFVKVILDD, from the exons ATGTCTCTGTCTAAAGGag ggaagaagaagaacccAGGGCTGAAGCTGGCCAAAGAAGTGTTTGCACAGCCCCAACCAGCAGTAGCAGC GCCCCCTCGAGATCTCGACTCTAAAGCTTGTGTCACAATTGGAGATCAG AACTTTGTGGTGAAGGCAGATGACTTGGAGCAGATTGCAGAGCTGGGGAGGGGAGCATATGGTGTGGTGGACAAGATGAAACATGTGCCCAGTGGTGTAATCATGGCTGTCAAG AGGATTCGTGCCACAGTCAACACTCTGGAGCAAAAGAGGCTTCTGATGGACCTGGATATCTCCATGAGGACAGTGGACTGTTTCTTTACTGTGACCTTCTATGGCGCCCTCTTCAGAGAG GGGGATGTTTGGATCTGTATGGAGCTGATGGACACCTCTCTGGATAAGTTCTATAAGAAGGTTATTGAGAAAGGCAAGACCATCCCAGAGGACATCTTGGGCAAGATCACAGTAGCA attGTCAAGGCATTAGAGCATCTTCACAGTAATCTGTCAGTGATACACAGAG ATGTGAAGCCCTCCAATGTTCTGATCAACACTCAGGGCCAAGTGAAAATGTGTGACTTTGGCATCAGTGGCCACCTGGTGGACTCTGTAGCCAAAACAATGGATGCAGGCTGCAAGCCCTACATGGCG CCTGAGCGGATCAATCCTGACCTCAACCAGAAGGGCTACAGTGTGAAGTCAGACATATGGAGTCTTGGTATCACGATG ATTGAGCTGGCCATTTTGAAATTCCCCTACGAGTCCTGGGGCACCCCGttccagcagctcaaacagGTGGTGGATGAGCCGTCTCCACAGCTGCCTGCTGACCGGTTCTCCCCAGAGTTTGTAGACTTCATCTCCCAGTG TTTAAGAAAGAAGCCAAATGAGAGACCAGCTTATACAGAATTAATG